From Cydia strobilella chromosome 7, ilCydStro3.1, whole genome shotgun sequence, one genomic window encodes:
- the LOC134742829 gene encoding band 7 protein AGAP004871-like yields the protein MIEKFLVFLSVILVIILFPFSLACIFISVRQFERIVILRNGKILDNRCYGPGLICYLPCIDNIKYIDLRIMCHTLPPEECLTKDSLTLTVQAVVYYRVVDPLWSIINVADFNMSTKYLAATALRNTIGRHRLSELLVNRAEICSEVLEAMKPLTTKWGVFVIRIEMNNISIPLQLKQAMATEAVSLRLSNAKIMVAQAEIESTKSLEKATSMLMDNPLGMQLRYLQSLQSIAGDKTHTIVVPYSKDMLRSLFGNK from the exons ATGATAGagaagtttttagtatttttatccgtaatattggttattatattatttccatTTTCTCTGGCATGCATTTTTATA AGTGTCCGCCAATTTGAACGCATCGTAATATTAAGAAATGGCAAAATTCTCGACAACCGATGTTATGGCCCAGGACTAATTTGCTACTTGCCCTGCattgataatattaaatacatagacCTTCGAATTATGTGCCACACTCTGCCACCGGAAGAG TGTTTAACCAAAGACTCTTTAACTCTAACTGTGCAAGCGGTGGTTTACTACAGAGTAGTAGACCCATTATGGTCGATAATTAACGTGGCTGATTTCAA CATGTCGACTAAGTATTTGGCGGCAACTGCTCTTCGAAATACTATTGGGAGACATAGATTATCCGAACTTCTCGTCAATAGAGCTGAAATATGTTCTGAAGTTTTAGAGGCTATGAAACCATTAACAACTAAATggggtgtttttgtcataagAATTGAAAT gAACAACATATCAATACCACTTCAGTTAAAGCAAGCTATGGCAACGGAAGCCGTGTCATTAAGATTATCGAATGCCAAGATCATGGTGGCGCAGGCCGAAATAGAGTCAACCAAAAGTCTGGAAAAGGCTACATCTATGTTGATGGACAATCCCCTTGGCATGCag ctgAGATACTTACAATCTCTCCAATCGATCGCTGGAGACAAAACTCATACAATAGTGGTTCCGTATTCAAAAGATATGTTGCGCAGTCTGTTTGGTAATAAGTAA
- the LOC134742730 gene encoding cuticle protein 19-like: MAFLFKVTTFLALVAVGLAAKHGGYSYNRFSGPVSGKIVEVQVPAAEGIPAQQHADYGYDHKTGQIHPDTAKYAHLKTVDYVAKPDYQYAYGVEDPNTGNLQNHKESRDGDVVHGEYSLVEPDGSVRLVRYTADPKNGFQATVHKKEGGQAQRPVHYGRAKEQQDDSREY, encoded by the exons ATGGCATTTCTGTTCAAg GTAACAACATTCCTCGCTTTGGTAGCCGTCGGGTTAGCAGCCAAGCATGGGGGTTATTCCTACAACCGTTTCAGTGGTCCCGTGAGTGGTAAGATCGTAGAAGTTCAAGTGCCAGCAGCTGAAGGGATCCCAGCTCAGCAGCATGCCGATTACGGTTACGATCACAAGACAGGTCAAATCCACCCCGATACCGCTAAATACGCCCATTTGAAAACAGTAGATTACGTG GCTAAACCCGATTACCAATACGCGTACGGAGTGGAGGACCCTAACACCGGCAACTTGCAGAACCACAAGGAGTCCCGCGACGGGGACGTCGTGCACGGCGAATACTCACTGGTCGAGCCTGACGGTTCGGTCCGTCTGGTGAGGTACACCGCTGACCCGAAGAACGGTTTCCAG GCAACGGTGCATAAAAAGGAGGGCGGGCAAGCCCAAAGACCGGTACATTACGGTCGTGCCAAAGAACAACAAGATGACTCTCGAGAGTACTAG
- the LOC134743051 gene encoding uncharacterized protein LOC134743051, which translates to MSSPEKKRMKYSPYNQVQRESTNVTEKRTRSELKTELERQKELQTMKRKNFVNACEKVSCETYLNRQKRLQILNLPTCAKSECNHLKHETLHEMPCYATETFNIEIKTGMWYDALEVCQVNISCDQYLSAEVMKEIIEIMLNAHDDSYVNYTVEELIDKCQQVLAVNFSTHPPCPIVLRKCYENFLTTPMDSKGNTFTNRKECGFNEGVIKYCMNRLENDINAENNEPLVNLYENTPFEMKEGVQGLHWQKEKFEIFERLERPERIKRLMAVLESTIELIQYDLAIWLTRHTRNMGRHIMNLKGRPLLAALLWPTTPLNTGGFTKNCRQIVNLFIYVIHLQYPEEHIQLMTTWLNTMIQIIYICETNSNSDYPNLGKYCNSFATKFYESMTSNEKGLSNDSVIHILERIQPQFMRYLIGMHVTKSFLKVKEKEDNVIRVLIDYIEKCQKEGYPECSDIQVLKSQSSTSDKTYDMLLSLMEQCRLDDVSLSNSDNNNNNGFPKISPSGPDKVVSEYQVVHVLYVTLEALLDTYSVKTVQETLDDLNNKLLQDSSQAFNIVMPKPGTYSVSVDYIKKYRTIYASLQELIKMKQIMMKDEGWPEVLDLFNNILE; encoded by the exons ATGTCCAGTCCCGAAAAGAAACGTATGAAATATAGTCCTTATAATCAAGTACAACGTGAATCCACAAATGTAACAGAAAAGCGTACAAGGTCTgaattaaaaacagaattagaACGACAAAAAGAGCTGCAAACCATGAAGAGGAAAAATTTTGTAAATGCATGTGAAAAGGTGTCATGTGAAACATATTTAAATCGGCAAAAACGGCTACAAATCTTGAATTTACCAACCTGTGCAAAAAGTGAATGCAACCATTTAAAACATGAG acattacATGAAATGCCTTGTTATGCTACAGAGACTTTCAACATTGAGATAAAAACCGGAATGTGGTATGATGCATTAGAGGTGTGCCAAGTCAACATTTCATGTGATCAATACTTATCGGCTGAAGTCATGAAAGAAATTATTGAAATAATGCTG AATGCACACGATGATAGTTATGTAAACTACACAGTGGAGGAATTAATAGATAAATGCCAACAAGTCCTTGCTGTGAATTTCAGCACTCACCCTCCATGTCCCATAGTATTAAGAAAGTgctatgagaactttcttacAACACCTATGGATTCGAAAGGCAACACATTTACTAATCGAAAGGAATGCGGCTTTAATGAAGgagtaattaaatattgtatgaaCCGGCTGGAAAATGACATAAATGCTGAAAACAATGAACCCCTAGTAAATCTGTATGAGAACACACCTTTTGAAATGAAGGAAGGTGTTCAAGGTTTACATTGGCAAAAGGaaaaatttgaaatatttgagAGACTTGAAAGACCAGAAAGAATTAAAAGGCTGATGGCCGTCCTTGAGAGCACCATTGAACTAATACAATACGATCTCGCCATATGGCTTACAag GCACACCAGGAATATGGGCAGACATATTATGAATTTGAAAGGAAGACCCTTGCTTGCTGCCCTTCTATGGCCAACTACTCCCCTAAACACTGGCGGTTTCACCAAAAATTGTCGCCAGATAGTTAACTTGTTTATATACGTCATTCACCTGCAGTATCCGGAGGAACACATACAACTAATgact ACCTGGCTAAACACGATGATTCAAATTATCTATATATGTGAAACAAACTCCAATAGTGACTACCCCAATTTAGGAAAATACTGCAACTCATTTGCAACTAAATTTTATGAAAGCATGACAAGTAATGAAAAAG GTCTGTCCAATGATTCAGTAATACATATATTGGAAAGAATTCAGCCCCAATTCATGAGATACTTGATAGGAATGCATGTTACCAAATCATTTTTAAAGGTCAAAGAAAAAGAGGACAATGTGATCAGAGTTTTAATTGACTACATTGAAAAGTGTCAAAAGGAAGGATATCCTGAATGCAGTGACATACAAGTATTGAAATCACAATCTTCCACATCAGACAAAACTTATGACATGTTACTCTCTTTGATGGAGCAATGCAGACTGGATGATGTTAGTCTTTCAAACTCGgacaacaataacaataatggATTTCCGAAAATTTCACCCTCAGGGCCTGATAAAGTTGTCAGTGAATATCAGGTGGTCCATGTACTATATGTTACACTTGAAGCTCTTTTAGATACCTATAGCGTGAAAACCGTACAAGAGACATTAGATGATCTCAATAACAAATTATTGCAAGACTCTTCACAAGCTTTCAATATAGTTATGCCCAAACCTGGCACATATTCTGTTTCTGTAGACTACATAAAGAAATACAGAACGATTTATGCATCCCTACAAGAACTTATAAAGATGAAGCAAATAATGATGAAAGATGAAGGGTGGCCGGAGGTGCTGGATCTGTTTAATAATATATTGGAATAG